In a genomic window of Gemmatimonadetes bacterium T265:
- a CDS encoding syrP protein codes for MSLAADPSAPPSPSVALAPAPDGVRTYTVAPGQPLPLVVEPTDGAPDLAAWNAANREWVEAQLLTHGGVLFRNWNLPSPADFERAAKAIYGELFGDYGDLPRNAAAEKIYESTPYPADQMILFHCESAHLPSWPMKISFHCVTPARVGGATPVFDTRTVLTRIDPAVVDAFRTKGLMYVRNFSRGVEPTWEEFFHTTDRASVEQACRDAGSDFEWKPDGGLRVINRTRGVAPHPKTGEELFFNQVQIHHIYCVDEDTRDGLRALFDEQDLPRNVYYGDGSEIPDETMQHLGEVFEQTCVRFAWQKGDMIMLDNMLVAHARDTFEGPRQIVVAMGQMAGAPAA; via the coding sequence ATGTCGTTAGCCGCCGACCCCTCCGCCCCGCCGTCCCCCTCGGTCGCCCTCGCCCCCGCCCCCGACGGAGTGCGCACGTACACCGTCGCCCCGGGCCAGCCGCTCCCGCTCGTCGTCGAGCCGACCGACGGCGCGCCCGACCTCGCCGCCTGGAACGCGGCGAACCGCGAGTGGGTCGAGGCGCAGCTCCTCACGCACGGGGGCGTCCTCTTCCGCAACTGGAACCTGCCCTCGCCCGCCGACTTCGAGCGCGCCGCGAAGGCGATCTACGGCGAACTGTTCGGCGACTACGGCGACCTGCCGCGCAACGCCGCCGCGGAAAAGATCTACGAGTCGACCCCGTACCCGGCCGACCAGATGATCCTCTTCCACTGCGAGAGCGCGCACCTGCCGAGCTGGCCGATGAAGATCAGCTTCCACTGCGTGACGCCGGCGCGGGTCGGCGGCGCGACGCCGGTCTTCGACACGCGCACGGTGCTCACGCGCATCGACCCCGCCGTGGTCGACGCGTTCCGCACGAAGGGACTGATGTACGTGCGCAACTTCTCGCGCGGCGTCGAGCCGACGTGGGAGGAGTTCTTCCACACGACCGACCGGGCGAGCGTCGAGCAGGCGTGCCGCGACGCGGGCAGCGACTTCGAGTGGAAACCCGACGGCGGCTTGCGCGTCATTAACCGCACGCGCGGCGTCGCGCCGCACCCGAAGACGGGCGAGGAGCTCTTCTTCAACCAGGTCCAGATCCACCACATCTACTGCGTGGACGAGGACACGCGCGACGGCCTGCGCGCGCTGTTCGACGAGCAGGACCTGCCGCGCAACGTCTACTACGGCGACGGGAGCGAGATCCCGGACGAGACGATGCAGCACCTCGGCGAGGTGTTCGAGCAGACGTGCGTGCGCTTCGCGTGGCAGAAGGGCGACATGATCATGCTCGACAACATGCTGGTCGCCCACGCGCGCGACACGTTCGAGGGCCCGCGCCAGATCGTCGTGGCGATGGGCCAGATGGCGGGCGCGCCCGCGGCGTGA
- a CDS encoding glutamate synthase, whose amino-acid sequence MAINDRRARENAVRPGDRPVDGLIAARHARRADLDDDGPLSPWAPRDACGTGFVARRDGTRSHDALAIGLEALARMAHRGAAGADHAGDGAGVLTQVPTALLRRDVPAIADPAVPFAVGMFFVPGAPAARERARALVERVLARDAIPYLAWRDVPVEPGVLAPSTQASRPAVRQIIVGRPVGPGGQPVDDDTWERALYLARREMELRAAADGIAPFYCASFSCRTVVYKALLSGVRLPAFYPDLVDPAYATAITVFHERYATNTAPRWELVQPFRLLAHNGEINTLWGNRNAFAMRREMLEASVFGERIERLRDVIVPGGSDSASLDNALELLVRAGRSPVHALMTLVPQAWERLPEVEPAIRAFYEYQQCVIEPWDGPAALAYSDGRVVAVSLDRNGLRPCRYKIRADGLVVAGSEVGIADFDPGDVVETGKLGPSGVLVVDTVGQRIVRNLAAKREVAARQPYAQWIARHMVTLPSTAGEPPDVVPHAELRPLQRTFGLGFEELRLVLEPMGATGADAVWSMGDDTPIAPLARVPRPVSAYLRQRFAQVTNPPIDSLRESVVMSLRMHLGRRGSPLEERPHYARMLRVEHPVLLPGEMAALRATPGFPCATLDATWPAAEGPEGLERALDACCRAAERAVQRGARILVVSDRGAGPDRAPVPSLLALGAVRHHLGRKCLRARVGLVVESGDVVDAHQAATLVGYGAEAVYPWLAMASVASIFAEAPDHGRRGADEGERPAPAEAQARMRSALEKGLLKILAKMGISTLSSYCGAQIFEAIGLGAEVVDRCLTGTVSPLGGIGFREVGEDVLGWHAQAFPADGAAGGGAAGDALPDYGRVRYRKESETHAWAPTAAVALQQAVGAGRAARAGAAGDAPPADGAAAAEKRAAAWAGFRDAQDHRRPAYPRDLLRFREPPGGGVPLDDVEPMEEIRRRFIVSAMSLGSLSPEAHATLGEAMNAIGARANSGEGGEDPALWAPGPRGERRDNRIKQVASARFGVTTEYLARADELEIKIVQGAKPGEGGQLPAHKVTALIARLRHAVPGVSLISPPPHHDIYSIEDLAQLVYDLRAVNPRARVGVKLVAQAGVGTVAAGVAKAYADYVLIGGHDGGTGASPLSSIKHAGSPWELGLAEAQQVLVRSGLRHRVELRVDGGFKTGRDVVVGALLGAEAFGFGTAALVAIGCAMARQCHNNTCPTGIATQRDDLRAKYAGRPEHAIAFFTNVAEEVRRLLARLGARTVDEIVGRTDLLERADHPEVPRSAMLDLSLLLTRAERAGESPRRTTSAAAERAARTHGETLDDAILRDAAPALAAGRAFAGRYAIHNHHLAAGARVAGWIAERHGDAGLPAGHLRLDFAGTAGQSFGAFAIAGMHLALEGEANDYLGKGLNGATVAVRPFAGAGYAAAAHRQMILGNTALYGATRGRLFAAGQAGDRFAVRNSGAVAVVEGAGNHCCEYMTGGIVAVLGRTGRNFGAGMSNGVAYVLDETESLAGRVNHDLVLVGALGAEDDEVVRALLAEHLAATGSARARALLDDWAAAGARFRRVEPRDAGAHVAAIRAAYLREAGRRGPAPPPPLTPVPATPVPVAPAPPAVATRRRRSAA is encoded by the coding sequence ATGGCGATCAATGACCGGCGTGCCCGTGAGAACGCTGTACGGCCCGGCGACCGTCCCGTGGACGGCCTCATCGCCGCACGCCACGCGCGTCGCGCCGACCTCGACGACGACGGCCCGCTGAGCCCGTGGGCGCCACGCGACGCCTGTGGCACTGGCTTCGTCGCCCGGCGGGACGGCACCCGCTCGCACGACGCCCTCGCGATCGGCCTCGAGGCCCTCGCGCGCATGGCCCACCGCGGTGCCGCGGGCGCCGACCACGCGGGCGACGGCGCAGGCGTGCTCACCCAGGTACCGACCGCCCTGCTGCGGCGCGACGTGCCCGCGATCGCCGACCCGGCCGTGCCCTTCGCCGTCGGGATGTTCTTCGTCCCCGGCGCGCCAGCGGCGCGCGAGCGCGCGCGCGCCCTCGTCGAACGCGTCCTCGCCCGCGACGCGATCCCTTACCTCGCCTGGCGCGACGTGCCGGTCGAGCCGGGCGTGCTCGCCCCGTCCACGCAGGCGTCGCGCCCCGCCGTACGTCAGATCATCGTCGGACGCCCCGTCGGTCCCGGCGGCCAACCCGTGGACGACGACACGTGGGAGCGCGCCCTCTACCTCGCGCGGCGCGAGATGGAGTTGCGCGCCGCGGCCGACGGGATCGCCCCCTTTTACTGCGCGTCGTTCTCCTGCCGCACGGTCGTCTACAAGGCACTGCTGAGTGGCGTGCGCCTGCCGGCGTTCTACCCGGACCTCGTCGACCCCGCGTACGCCACGGCGATCACCGTCTTCCACGAGCGCTACGCGACGAACACCGCGCCACGCTGGGAGCTCGTGCAGCCGTTTCGGCTGCTCGCCCACAACGGCGAGATCAACACGCTCTGGGGCAACCGCAACGCCTTTGCGATGCGCCGCGAAATGCTCGAAGCGAGCGTGTTCGGCGAGCGCATCGAGCGACTCCGCGACGTCATCGTCCCGGGCGGCAGCGACTCGGCCAGCCTCGACAACGCGCTCGAACTCCTCGTGCGCGCCGGGCGCTCGCCGGTCCACGCACTGATGACGCTCGTCCCGCAAGCGTGGGAGCGCCTCCCCGAGGTCGAGCCGGCAATCCGCGCATTCTACGAGTACCAGCAGTGCGTCATCGAGCCGTGGGACGGGCCGGCGGCGCTCGCCTACTCCGACGGGCGCGTGGTGGCGGTCTCGCTCGACCGCAACGGGCTCCGGCCGTGCCGGTACAAGATCCGCGCGGACGGCCTCGTCGTCGCGGGCTCCGAAGTCGGCATCGCCGACTTCGACCCCGGCGACGTCGTCGAGACCGGGAAGCTCGGGCCGAGCGGGGTGCTCGTCGTCGACACCGTCGGGCAACGGATCGTGCGCAACCTCGCGGCCAAGCGCGAGGTCGCCGCGCGCCAGCCGTACGCGCAGTGGATCGCGCGGCACATGGTCACGCTCCCGTCGACGGCGGGCGAGCCGCCGGACGTCGTGCCGCACGCCGAGCTGCGGCCGCTCCAGCGGACGTTCGGGCTCGGGTTCGAGGAGCTGCGCCTCGTGCTGGAACCGATGGGCGCCACGGGCGCCGACGCGGTGTGGAGCATGGGCGACGACACGCCGATCGCCCCACTCGCGCGCGTGCCGCGCCCGGTGTCGGCGTACCTGCGCCAGCGCTTCGCGCAGGTCACCAACCCGCCCATCGACTCGCTCCGCGAGTCCGTGGTGATGTCGCTGCGCATGCACCTCGGCCGGCGCGGGTCGCCGCTCGAGGAGCGGCCGCACTACGCGCGCATGCTGCGCGTCGAGCACCCCGTCCTGCTCCCCGGCGAGATGGCGGCGCTGCGCGCGACGCCGGGTTTCCCGTGCGCCACGTTAGACGCGACCTGGCCCGCGGCCGAGGGGCCGGAGGGACTCGAGCGCGCGCTCGACGCGTGCTGCCGCGCGGCCGAGCGCGCGGTGCAGCGCGGGGCGCGGATCCTCGTCGTCAGCGACCGCGGCGCGGGGCCCGACCGGGCACCCGTCCCCTCGCTGCTCGCCCTCGGCGCGGTGCGCCACCACCTCGGGCGCAAGTGCCTGCGCGCACGCGTCGGACTCGTCGTCGAGTCGGGCGACGTGGTCGACGCGCACCAGGCGGCGACGCTCGTCGGCTACGGCGCGGAGGCGGTGTACCCGTGGCTCGCCATGGCGTCCGTCGCGTCGATCTTCGCCGAAGCGCCCGACCACGGCCGCCGCGGTGCCGACGAGGGCGAGCGCCCCGCGCCCGCCGAGGCGCAGGCGCGCATGCGCTCGGCGCTCGAGAAGGGGCTGCTGAAGATCCTCGCGAAGATGGGGATCTCCACGCTCTCGTCGTACTGCGGCGCGCAGATCTTCGAGGCGATCGGGCTCGGCGCCGAGGTGGTCGACCGCTGCCTCACCGGCACCGTCTCACCGTTAGGCGGCATCGGCTTCCGCGAGGTCGGCGAGGACGTGCTCGGCTGGCACGCGCAGGCCTTCCCCGCCGACGGCGCGGCGGGGGGCGGCGCGGCCGGCGACGCGCTCCCCGACTACGGGCGCGTGCGCTACCGCAAGGAGAGCGAGACCCACGCGTGGGCGCCGACGGCCGCGGTCGCGCTGCAGCAGGCCGTGGGCGCGGGGCGCGCCGCGCGCGCCGGCGCCGCGGGCGACGCCCCCCCCGCCGACGGCGCAGCTGCGGCCGAGAAGCGCGCCGCGGCGTGGGCGGGCTTCCGCGACGCGCAGGACCACCGGCGCCCCGCCTACCCGCGCGACCTGCTCCGATTCCGCGAGCCCCCGGGCGGGGGCGTCCCGCTCGACGACGTCGAGCCGATGGAGGAGATCCGCCGCCGCTTCATCGTCTCGGCGATGTCGCTCGGCTCCCTCTCGCCCGAGGCGCACGCCACGTTAGGCGAGGCGATGAACGCGATCGGCGCGCGCGCCAACTCGGGCGAGGGCGGCGAGGACCCCGCGCTCTGGGCGCCGGGTCCTCGCGGCGAGCGACGCGACAACCGCATCAAGCAGGTCGCCTCCGCGCGCTTCGGCGTGACGACCGAGTACCTCGCGCGCGCCGACGAGCTGGAGATCAAGATCGTCCAGGGCGCGAAGCCGGGCGAGGGCGGGCAGCTCCCCGCGCACAAGGTCACGGCGCTCATCGCCCGGCTCCGCCACGCGGTGCCCGGCGTGTCGCTCATATCCCCGCCGCCGCACCACGACATCTACTCGATCGAGGACCTCGCGCAGCTCGTCTACGACCTGCGCGCCGTGAACCCCCGGGCCCGCGTCGGCGTAAAGCTCGTCGCGCAGGCGGGCGTGGGCACGGTCGCCGCGGGCGTCGCGAAGGCGTACGCCGACTACGTCCTGATCGGCGGCCACGACGGCGGCACGGGCGCGTCGCCGCTCTCCTCCATCAAGCACGCCGGCTCGCCGTGGGAGCTGGGGCTGGCGGAGGCACAGCAGGTGCTCGTCCGCAGCGGGCTGCGCCACCGCGTCGAGCTGCGCGTCGACGGCGGCTTCAAGACGGGGCGCGACGTCGTCGTCGGCGCGCTGTTAGGCGCGGAGGCGTTCGGCTTCGGCACGGCGGCGCTCGTCGCGATCGGCTGCGCGATGGCCCGGCAGTGCCATAACAACACGTGCCCGACCGGCATCGCCACGCAGCGCGACGACCTGCGCGCGAAGTACGCCGGCCGCCCCGAGCACGCGATCGCCTTCTTCACCAACGTGGCCGAGGAGGTGCGGCGGCTGCTCGCCCGGCTGGGCGCGCGCACGGTCGACGAGATCGTCGGCCGGACCGACCTGCTCGAGCGCGCCGACCACCCCGAGGTGCCGCGCTCCGCGATGCTCGACCTCTCGCTGCTGCTGACACGGGCCGAACGGGCGGGCGAGTCGCCGCGCCGCACGACCTCGGCGGCCGCGGAGCGCGCCGCGCGCACGCACGGCGAGACGCTCGACGACGCCATCCTGCGTGACGCCGCGCCCGCGCTGGCCGCGGGGCGCGCGTTCGCGGGCCGGTACGCCATCCACAACCACCACCTCGCCGCCGGCGCCCGCGTGGCGGGATGGATCGCCGAGCGCCACGGCGACGCCGGCCTTCCCGCCGGCCACCTGCGGCTCGACTTCGCGGGGACCGCGGGGCAGAGCTTCGGCGCGTTCGCCATCGCCGGGATGCACCTCGCGCTCGAAGGCGAGGCGAACGACTATCTCGGGAAGGGGCTGAACGGCGCGACGGTCGCCGTGCGCCCCTTCGCCGGCGCGGGCTACGCGGCCGCGGCGCACCGGCAGATGATCCTCGGCAACACGGCGCTCTACGGCGCGACGCGCGGGCGCCTCTTCGCCGCGGGGCAGGCGGGCGACCGATTCGCCGTGCGCAACTCCGGCGCGGTCGCGGTCGTCGAGGGCGCGGGCAACCACTGCTGCGAGTACATGACGGGCGGCATCGTCGCGGTGCTCGGGCGCACCGGGCGCAACTTCGGCGCGGGCATGTCGAACGGCGTCGCGTACGTGCTCGACGAGACGGAGTCGCTCGCCGGGCGCGTCAACCACGACCTCGTGCTCGTCGGCGCGCTCGGGGCCGAGGACGACGAGGTGGTGCGCGCGCTGCTCGCCGAGCACCTCGCGGCGACCGGGAGCGCGCGCGCCCGCGCCCTGCTCGACGACTGGGCCGCGGCCGGCGCGCGGTTCCGGCGCGTGGAGCCGCGCGACGCGGGGGCGCACGTGGCGGCGATCCGGGCCGCCTACCTGCGCGAGGCCGGGCGGCGCGGTCCCGCGCCGCCCCCGCCCCTCACCCCCGTCCCGGCCACGCCCGTCCCCGTCGCACCCGCACCTCCGGCGGTCGCGACGCGGCGGCGGCGGAGCGCGGCGTAG